Within the Bradyrhizobium ottawaense genome, the region AACCGGCGATCTCGACCCTACCGGTCATGAACCAGCTGATGGCAAAGGTATCGAGCGTTCCGAGCGTCCGCCAACTGACGGCCTTGAGAACCGACCTCGTATGTGTCTCCGTTCCACGAAACAGCACCCGGCAATGCCTCCTGTATGTCGTCGGGCCGAATCTACCACGCCGGCGTACCAAGCCGCTTGACCATCCTCGGTTCCCGCCGACTTTTCGGTTCCGTCGCTGCCACACAACGGTCCAAGGTGTCCGCTTCTTGGACGGCCGAACGTGGCTCTGATATGCCCGCAGTGTCGGCGCGCGATGCGCAGCCAGACACCTCTGGATCGGACGTGGAGTTGAAATGCGACTGGCTATCGTCCTCGGTGCGATCTGC harbors:
- a CDS encoding DUF2061 domain-containing protein — its product is MLFRGTETHTRSVLKAVSWRTLGTLDTFAISWFMTGRVEIAGSIAGLEVVTKIAWYYLHERVWSAISWGHR